A window of the Apostichopus japonicus isolate 1M-3 chromosome 8, ASM3797524v1, whole genome shotgun sequence genome harbors these coding sequences:
- the LOC139971667 gene encoding uncharacterized protein produces the protein MGLICPCGTGADQEERETHKTTSTGVSTQHVPKENCRQHRQKKLSSPSKKPLVVSGESTDSFRKLEHQRQTEGISHNPKDIKPCIPKNQTGLPRNEHHQRSRSSSSHHQRIGKDVQKHQRRSHSSEARSAEKRTVLRNRREHHRQYGGTDDTKGVSNVKTKRDLPHPEVKKDHGKHRDTEVSISKSKGRSRHRETEVTVVKSEMKITRNSHSPKPEKEKKAKERLLPSTDPAKYVKVEEKKTQKYVKVEEKKTQRKPRSSTPAYVIPMSAMLK, from the exons ATGGGGTTGATTTGTCCTTGTGGAACAGGAGCAGATCAAGAGGAAAGAGAGACCCATAAAACGACAAGTACAGGGGTCTCAACTCAACACGTCCCTAAAG AAAACTGTCGACAACATCGACAGAAGAAGCTAAGCTCTCCTTCTAAGAAGCCCTTGGTGGTCAGTGGAGAATCAACTGATTCTTTCCGAAAGTTGGAACATCAACGTCAGACAGAAGGAATCTCTCACAATCCGAAAGATATCAAACCATGCATACCAAAGAACCAAACG GGATTGCCAAGGAATGAACATCATCAGAGGTCTAGATCTTCATCCTCCCACCATCAAAGAATAGGCAAAGATgtccaaaaacatcaacgacgAAGCCATTCTTCAGAGGCTCGATCTGCAGAAAAGAGGACAGTCTTGCGTAACAGAAGGGAGCACCACAGACAATACGGTGGAACCGATGACACGAAGGGTGTGTCAAACGTGAAAACCAAGAGAGACCTTCCACACCCGGAAGTGAAAAAGGATCACGGCAAACATCGAGACACAGAGGTGAGCATTTCCAAGTCCAAGGGTCGCAGCAGACATCGGGAAACCGAGGTGACCGTCGTCAAGTCAGAAATGAAGATAACTAGGAACTCACACTCGCCGAAGCCAGAGAAGGAAAAGAAGGCCAAAGAAAGGTTACTACCATCAACCGATCCGGCGAAATATGTCAAAGTGGAGGAGAAGAAAACGCAGAAATATGTCAAAGTGGAGGAGAAGAAAACGCAGAGGAAGCCGAGGTCATCGACACCGGCATATGTCATACCAATGTCAGCCATGTTGAAATGA